In Ruminococcaceae bacterium BL-4, one DNA window encodes the following:
- a CDS encoding Putative pre-16S rRNA nuclease (Evidence 3 : Putative function from multiple computational evidences), whose protein sequence is MKILAVDLGHARTGLAICDEGEILASPLMVLPSYNWDKLLIQVAEQVEKTSAGAVVVGLPKNMDGTEGESAQNARDFAQKLSEQISVPVHLQDERCTTMVAHTYLNDTNVRGKKRKAVVDAVAATIILQDYLSAHS, encoded by the coding sequence ATGAAGATTCTTGCAGTTGATTTGGGACATGCCCGCACAGGCCTTGCAATCTGTGATGAAGGAGAGATCTTAGCTTCTCCTCTGATGGTGCTGCCGTCTTATAACTGGGATAAACTTTTGATTCAGGTTGCAGAACAAGTGGAGAAAACCAGCGCCGGTGCTGTTGTGGTCGGTCTTCCGAAAAATATGGACGGAACAGAGGGCGAAAGCGCTCAGAATGCACGAGATTTTGCTCAGAAGCTTTCAGAGCAAATTTCGGTTCCTGTTCATTTGCAGGATGAACGGTGTACAACGATGGTGGCTCATACTTATCTTAACGATACAAATGTGCGGGGAAAAAAACGGAAAGCGGTTGTTGATGCCGTTGCTGCAACGATCATCTTACAGGATTATTTGAGTGCGCATTCTTGA
- the pyrF gene encoding Orotidine 5'-phosphate decarboxylase, with the protein MDRLIDAIVAKQNPTVAGLDPKLSYIPDFIKIASFSKYGKNLEGAADAILQFNRGLIDAISPIVPAVKPQCAYYEQYGWQGMRALYETIRYAQGKGLFVITDGKRNDIGTTMEAYAKAHLGVVGVEGELVPAFDSDALTVNPYLGGDGIKPLLPVCGERDRDVFVLIKTSNPSSGELQDQKLEIGKTLYLTVGTLCEKWGAETIGKYGYSRVGGVVGATYPAQLSELRKKLPHTFFLVPGYGAQGGGAKDVAPAFDENGLGAIVNASRSIMTAWQQTSAEEQYYAKAAAREAMRMKEDILSQIGEIKV; encoded by the coding sequence ATGGATAGACTGATCGACGCAATCGTTGCAAAACAAAATCCGACGGTAGCAGGGCTTGATCCTAAATTGAGCTATATTCCGGATTTTATTAAAATTGCCTCTTTTTCCAAATACGGAAAGAATTTAGAGGGAGCGGCAGATGCAATTCTGCAGTTTAATCGCGGGTTGATTGATGCAATTTCTCCTATTGTTCCGGCGGTTAAGCCTCAGTGTGCCTATTATGAACAATATGGTTGGCAGGGAATGAGAGCACTTTATGAGACCATTCGATATGCGCAGGGAAAAGGTCTATTTGTTATTACAGACGGAAAAAGGAACGATATCGGAACGACCATGGAAGCGTATGCAAAAGCACATCTTGGGGTTGTTGGGGTAGAGGGAGAATTGGTCCCGGCCTTTGACAGCGACGCTTTGACAGTGAACCCCTATCTGGGTGGGGATGGCATCAAACCACTTTTGCCGGTCTGTGGGGAGCGGGACCGCGATGTTTTTGTTTTGATTAAAACGAGTAATCCTTCCTCCGGTGAACTGCAGGATCAAAAACTGGAAATAGGGAAGACCCTCTATTTGACAGTTGGAACACTTTGTGAAAAATGGGGTGCCGAAACGATCGGAAAGTATGGTTATAGCAGAGTCGGCGGCGTTGTGGGCGCGACTTATCCTGCACAGCTTTCGGAACTGCGCAAAAAGCTTCCCCATACCTTTTTCCTTGTTCCGGGATACGGAGCACAGGGCGGCGGCGCTAAAGATGTTGCACCTGCCTTTGACGAAAACGGACTTGGAGCGATCGTCAACGCTTCCAGAAGCATCATGACTGCATGGCAGCAGACAAGTGCAGAAGAACAGTATTATGCAAAAGCAGCGGCACGGGAAGCGATGCGCATGAAAGAGGATATCCTTTCTCAGATCGGAGAAATCAAAGTATGA
- a CDS encoding Phosphoglycerate mutase, whose product MVTTVYLIRHCEAQGNTNGTFQGHTDCDVSGNGRVQLDLLSIRCRNLPLDAIYSSPLKRAYCTAEAVGRYHKLKIQTDPRLEEINGGDCEGTKWDDFSKNFPQQNQEWYQAPWKFAAPHGETMQQVYDRTWQAMEDIVDKNQGKTIAVVSHGCAIRNLLCHAMGKKLEQINEVDWCDNTAVSILKFTSPKALPKIVLLNDASHLTPEVSVFAHQGWWKKENQMEEPS is encoded by the coding sequence ATGGTGACAACAGTTTATCTAATTCGGCACTGCGAGGCACAGGGCAATACGAATGGTACTTTTCAGGGGCATACAGATTGTGATGTCAGCGGAAATGGAAGGGTACAGCTTGATCTGCTCAGTATTCGCTGCCGCAATCTGCCGCTTGATGCCATTTATTCAAGTCCTCTAAAACGTGCTTACTGTACAGCGGAGGCTGTTGGTCGGTATCATAAGCTCAAAATTCAGACGGATCCCCGCTTGGAAGAAATTAACGGAGGCGACTGTGAAGGAACCAAGTGGGACGATTTTTCCAAAAATTTTCCGCAGCAGAACCAAGAGTGGTATCAGGCACCGTGGAAATTTGCAGCGCCTCATGGTGAAACTATGCAGCAGGTTTATGATAGAACTTGGCAGGCAATGGAAGACATTGTGGATAAAAATCAAGGAAAAACCATTGCGGTCGTTTCTCATGGCTGTGCGATTCGTAATCTTCTCTGCCATGCAATGGGAAAAAAGCTAGAGCAGATCAACGAGGTCGATTGGTGCGATAATACAGCCGTCAGCATTTTAAAGTTTACCTCTCCGAAAGCTCTTCCAAAAATTGTGCTTTTAAATGATGCTTCTCATTTGACTCCGGAAGTTTCTGTTTTTGCACATCAGGGTTGGTGGAAAAAAGAAAATCAGATGGAGGAACCGTCATGA
- the sdpR gene encoding transcriptional regulator of SdpC synthesis operon (ArsR family) (Evidence 2a : Function from experimental evidences in other organisms; PubMedId : 12817086, 17069462, 23687264; Product type r : regulator), which yields MAFQKTFKALSDPTRRDILELLKSGSRSAGDIGNHFDLTGATVSHHLAILKEADLVRDKKEGKFVYYELNLSVFEELMAWVTKFTGEKK from the coding sequence ATGGCGTTTCAAAAAACGTTTAAAGCGCTGTCGGATCCCACTCGGCGAGATATTTTGGAGCTGTTGAAAAGTGGCAGCCGGTCGGCTGGTGATATTGGAAATCATTTTGATCTGACAGGCGCTACGGTTTCACATCACCTTGCAATTTTAAAAGAGGCTGATTTGGTTCGGGATAAAAAAGAAGGAAAATTTGTTTATTATGAATTAAATCTAAGTGTCTTTGAAGAATTGATGGCGTGGGTAACCAAATTTACGGGGGAGAAAAAGTGA
- a CDS encoding protein of unknown function (Evidence 5 : Unknown function), which translates to MALGIVLMVLAAVLLIFAGMSAREKGPLWSLTYFSASEKEREELKTKENYRLSALICGGAGIAFLVVACVLLFR; encoded by the coding sequence ATGGCGCTCGGAATTGTTTTAATGGTTCTTGCGGCAGTTTTGTTGATCTTTGCAGGAATGAGTGCAAGGGAAAAGGGTCCCCTGTGGTCACTGACCTATTTTTCGGCTTCGGAAAAAGAGAGGGAAGAGCTAAAAACAAAAGAAAATTACAGGCTTTCGGCACTGATTTGCGGCGGAGCAGGAATTGCATTTTTGGTGGTTGCCTGCGTCCTCCTTTTTAGATGA
- a CDS encoding conserved membrane protein of unknown function (Evidence 4 : Unknown function but conserved in other organisms), translated as MKRIFEKDIFGLISIVLIGFIIAAVSYPSLPQQIPMHWGITGEVDSTDGKWAIFFYPLLMLALLIFLRILPKIDPKKENYQKFGRQYNILQLVLCLFMLMMEIYVILWCRGVKFDMGTAVMLIAGCLFVILGNLMPKFRVNWFCGIRTPWTLANEEVWYCTHRFGGKAFLCAGFLMILSAFLPAFWKIAAFVGEGILLISPVVYSYFCYQKQNPKP; from the coding sequence GTGAAACGAATTTTTGAGAAAGATATTTTTGGACTGATTAGTATTGTTTTAATCGGTTTCATAATAGCGGCTGTTTCTTACCCCAGTCTGCCCCAACAGATTCCCATGCACTGGGGGATTACAGGAGAAGTAGATTCAACAGATGGAAAATGGGCCATCTTTTTTTATCCGCTTCTTATGTTGGCACTTTTGATTTTCCTTCGAATACTGCCAAAGATTGATCCTAAAAAGGAAAACTATCAAAAATTTGGACGGCAATATAACATCCTCCAATTAGTACTTTGCCTATTTATGCTGATGATGGAAATTTATGTGATCTTATGGTGTCGCGGCGTGAAATTCGATATGGGGACAGCCGTTATGCTGATTGCAGGATGCTTATTTGTTATTTTGGGAAATCTGATGCCAAAATTTCGCGTTAACTGGTTTTGCGGGATCCGTACACCGTGGACACTTGCGAATGAAGAGGTTTGGTATTGTACGCATCGTTTTGGGGGAAAGGCCTTTCTTTGTGCTGGCTTTTTGATGATTCTTTCAGCTTTTTTACCTGCCTTTTGGAAGATAGCAGCGTTTGTTGGTGAGGGGATTTTGTTAATTTCTCCGGTCGTCTATTCTTATTTCTGCTATCAGAAGCAGAATCCGAAACCTTAA
- the pyrK gene encoding dihydroorotate dehydrogenase (electron transfer subunit) (Evidence 2a : Function from experimental evidences in other organisms; PubMedId : 169225, 10545205, 11188687, 15299876; Product type e : enzyme) has translation MKYDVWHGTVIRKEVLTQDIFDFTVKAPTLAPMVKPGQFANILVPNKILRRPISICSAQNGLLRFVFQIRGEGTQLLSHFQVGNTLDFLAPLGNGFPVEDPQKKAIFVGGGIGVPPLLGLAQKYGKNGTAALGFRSKEAVILEKDFAAAGSTVKIATDDGSFGHHGFAADFLKETSFDICYACGPKPMLKAVSKLCKQMNKPCWISLEERMACGIGACLGCAVQLKRANGESYYGHVCKDGPVFSSEEVVL, from the coding sequence ATGAAGTATGATGTTTGGCATGGAACCGTTATTCGCAAAGAAGTACTGACACAGGACATTTTTGATTTTACCGTAAAGGCTCCAACATTGGCTCCTATGGTAAAACCGGGACAGTTTGCAAATATTTTGGTGCCGAATAAAATTCTGCGCCGTCCAATTTCGATCTGCAGTGCCCAAAATGGCCTTTTGCGCTTTGTTTTTCAGATTCGTGGAGAAGGGACCCAACTCCTTTCCCATTTTCAAGTAGGGAATACGCTCGACTTTTTGGCTCCGTTGGGGAATGGCTTCCCAGTGGAAGATCCTCAGAAAAAGGCCATTTTCGTCGGGGGCGGAATCGGGGTTCCTCCACTTTTGGGACTTGCACAGAAATACGGGAAAAATGGAACGGCAGCTTTAGGGTTTCGCTCTAAAGAAGCAGTGATTTTGGAAAAGGATTTTGCCGCCGCAGGCAGCACTGTCAAAATTGCAACAGATGACGGCAGCTTTGGCCATCATGGATTTGCTGCTGATTTTTTGAAGGAAACTTCGTTTGATATTTGTTATGCCTGTGGTCCAAAACCAATGCTCAAAGCAGTATCAAAATTATGTAAACAAATGAACAAGCCGTGCTGGATTTCTTTGGAAGAGCGTATGGCTTGTGGGATAGGTGCATGTCTTGGCTGTGCAGTCCAGCTTAAGAGAGCAAATGGAGAAAGCTATTATGGTCATGTCTGTAAAGATGGGCCGGTCTTTTCTTCTGAGGAGGTGGTTCTGTGA
- the pyrD gene encoding dihydroorotate dehydrogenase (catalytic subunit) (Evidence 2a : Function from experimental evidences in other organisms; PubMedId : 4380263, 10545205; Product type e : enzyme), translating into MSERLHVKIAGVDFENPLIAASGTFGFGREFAEFYPLKTFGGISCKGLTLKERAGNPPPRIAETPSGILNSVGLQNPGVEHFIREDLPWIRQQGTVIIANIAGSTVDDYCQMAQRLSQTEIDLIELNISCPNVKEGGAAFGTSCESVEKITKAVRAFCKKPLIVKLSPNVSNIADIAAAAESSGADAISLINTLTGMRIDLKTRRPILHNNTGGLSGPAVFPIAVRMVFEAASRVKIPVIGLGGITSWQDVVEMFLAGASAVQIGTILFHDPYAPVKILEGLEQYLSKNGISNISELTGKVQPW; encoded by the coding sequence GTGAGTGAACGTCTGCATGTAAAGATTGCGGGGGTCGATTTTGAAAATCCTCTGATTGCAGCTTCCGGCACTTTTGGATTCGGACGGGAATTTGCAGAGTTTTATCCATTAAAAACGTTTGGTGGGATTTCCTGTAAAGGGCTTACCTTAAAGGAACGTGCAGGCAATCCGCCGCCGAGAATTGCGGAAACGCCCAGCGGAATTCTTAATTCTGTCGGACTTCAGAATCCCGGTGTAGAGCATTTTATTCGGGAAGATCTGCCATGGATCAGACAGCAGGGAACCGTTATCATTGCAAATATTGCGGGGAGTACGGTGGATGATTATTGTCAAATGGCACAGCGCCTTTCTCAAACGGAAATTGATCTGATCGAGCTCAATATCTCCTGCCCGAACGTTAAAGAAGGCGGGGCAGCTTTTGGAACCTCCTGCGAAAGCGTAGAGAAAATTACAAAAGCGGTGCGGGCTTTTTGCAAAAAACCGCTGATTGTAAAGCTTTCACCTAATGTGTCAAATATTGCAGATATCGCTGCAGCAGCAGAGTCAAGCGGTGCCGATGCGATTTCTCTGATCAATACCCTTACCGGAATGCGGATCGATTTAAAGACCCGTCGTCCGATTCTGCACAATAATACCGGAGGATTAAGCGGCCCGGCTGTTTTTCCGATCGCAGTGCGAATGGTCTTTGAAGCGGCTTCTCGAGTGAAAATTCCGGTGATCGGCCTAGGAGGAATCACTTCTTGGCAGGATGTGGTCGAGATGTTCCTTGCAGGTGCATCTGCAGTTCAGATTGGGACAATCTTGTTTCATGATCCTTATGCGCCGGTAAAGATTTTGGAAGGACTCGAACAATATCTCAGCAAAAACGGAATTTCTAATATTAGTGAGTTGACTGGGAAGGTGCAGCCATGGTGA